The window AGAAATTGCCTTGCTTGGCATGATTTTTACATCCTCTTGTTTAGTAAAATTTAAAAATTAGAGTTATGAAAATGTTTAAACAGGCAATAGTACTGGCTGGTATTCTAACAGCAGGTATAGCAAGCGCTCAAAGTTCTCAGATGAATAATATGATCAAAGTAGGCGCAAATGTTGGTTTAGCAGTTCCCGCAGATAATCTTTCCGCTGCAGTAGGGGTAGATGTAGCTTACCAGAACCTGATCACACCAGGATTTGGATTAGGTATCGCATCAGGATATACTCACTACTTTGGAAAAGAAAATAACGGGTATAAAAACAATGATGTAGGCGTAGTTCCTGTAGCAGCTTTAATCAGAATTTATCCAAAACAAACCGGTTTCTATTTCGGAACTGACTTAGGATACGGATTCCTTGTGGGAGACAAAACAGTAGCATCCAACACCAATGTTGAAAGAGCAAGCGGAGGTTTTTATCTTAAACCGGAGATCGGTTACCACAACAGAGACTGGAACTTCTTCGTACAATACCAAAAGGTTTTTGTAGGAACCAAAGGAGATTTACCTGGTCAGGACTATAATGTGGGGAATATCGGGGTAGGATTCGGTTACAATATTCCATTAGGAAAGTAGTTAGATTTAATATATAAACAATTATTAACCAAAACCTTTTCACGAAAGTGGAAAGGTTTTTTTGTTCTGTGCAGGATTTACAAAAACAATTATTATATTTGGTAAAATTTGAGGTTATGATTCTGAATCCAAAATTTCCACTTTATTTACCAGGAGTAGAGAACAGTAATAATGATAATGTTTCTATCATTGGGGCAAGCCTCCGTGAAGACATAACAATTTTAGGCTATTTTGTTTCCGGGAACGGAGGTCTTGAGATACAAGTACAAAATACGTATGCAACCAAAGAATATGCTTCTTTTTCAGATATATTGAAGAAGTTTATTCAGGAAAACCAGCTGCAGAATGTAAAACGTCTGGGAATGGCCGTACCAGGTCCTGTGCTGGACGGGAAAAGTAGTCCTGCAAGACTGGGATGGCATTTGGATGTCGCTGAATATGCCCGTGATTTCGGGTTTGAAAAAGTAGACATGCTGAATGACCTTGAAGCTTCTGCCTACGGAATGGCTCTTCTTGAAGACAACGATCTGGAAGCTATTTATACCAGCGGACATCTTGAAAAAGGAAATGTAGCGGTACTTGCTCCCGGAAACGGATTAGGTGAAGCGGGATATTTCTTTGACGGAAAATACCTGAGACCTTTTGCTACGGAAGGAGGGCACTCGGAGTTTTCACCAAGAACCAACGTAGAAGTTGAATTTTACCAGTTCTTAAATAATATCTATGGTATTGTAAGCTGGGAAAATGTACTTTCCAAGTCCGGATTGTTTAATATCTACAGATTCTTGAGAGATGTGAAAAGACATCCTGAGCCGGAATGGCTGGGAGAGCGTCTCGCGCAGGGAAATTTCGTAGAAGAGTTATATAAGGCTGCTGTTGAAGAAAATGTTCTGATCTGCAGAATTGCGTTAGATACTTTCCTTGAGTTTCTGGCAAGAGAGGCCAACAACCTTACACTGAAGCTTAAGGCTACCGGAGGATTACTGATTGCCGGAGATATTCCGCAAATTGTAAGAGAATATATAGACAAGGCGAAATTCTATGAGAAATTCAAGATCAGTGATAAAATGGAGGAAATGCTTAGAAGTACCCCCATCTATCTGGTCAAGCAAAACCACACTGCATTAAATGGTATAGCGCTTTACACAGCTTACTATCAGCTATAAAATAAAACTCCGGAAACATCCGGAGTTTTATTTTTAAATGATATTATTCATGAAAATAATAATTTTTATTGATATACATCAATGAAATCTATTGAACAAGATACTTACATTTGCAATGTTAAATAAGTAAACAATTCTATTCAATGAAAAAAATATTTTTACTAGCAGTTTTAGCTGGTGGATTAGCATTCGGACAATCAAAAAAAGTAGT of the Chryseobacterium aureum genome contains:
- a CDS encoding membrane protein, with the translated sequence MKMFKQAIVLAGILTAGIASAQSSQMNNMIKVGANVGLAVPADNLSAAVGVDVAYQNLITPGFGLGIASGYTHYFGKENNGYKNNDVGVVPVAALIRIYPKQTGFYFGTDLGYGFLVGDKTVASNTNVERASGGFYLKPEIGYHNRDWNFFVQYQKVFVGTKGDLPGQDYNVGNIGVGFGYNIPLGK
- a CDS encoding glucokinase, whose translation is MILNPKFPLYLPGVENSNNDNVSIIGASLREDITILGYFVSGNGGLEIQVQNTYATKEYASFSDILKKFIQENQLQNVKRLGMAVPGPVLDGKSSPARLGWHLDVAEYARDFGFEKVDMLNDLEASAYGMALLEDNDLEAIYTSGHLEKGNVAVLAPGNGLGEAGYFFDGKYLRPFATEGGHSEFSPRTNVEVEFYQFLNNIYGIVSWENVLSKSGLFNIYRFLRDVKRHPEPEWLGERLAQGNFVEELYKAAVEENVLICRIALDTFLEFLAREANNLTLKLKATGGLLIAGDIPQIVREYIDKAKFYEKFKISDKMEEMLRSTPIYLVKQNHTALNGIALYTAYYQL